GTGTGGAAGTCAAATATTTCGGCCATACTTATAGAAGATGTTCAAAAAATCCACTCCTCATGCCCTAGTTTCATTCAACTGAAGCGTTTTGAAAAAACGCACATCGGAAGCATAAGCTTCGGTGCTGAAAACCTACCTTTTTGAACACACACTTATATCAACTACACGACAACATGCTTCGAAGAAAGCGAGGTCCAACCATGACGCAGCAAATTCCCCCTGATCCGGATAACACGTCCAAAGAGGGTCTAAGAAAATTGATTCTTCGTCTACCTACAGCGATCAGCGAAGTTGTTAAAGACAAGACTGCTCAGTGGACCAATTCCAGCAAATTAAGGGAAGAACGATTGCCCCTGGACTGGAACGAGGCTGCGGTCAATGCGGTTAAGGCGGAAGTTGAAGATTTGCTGCGCCGTAAATCTGCACTTGGAGGCATCGCCGAGCCCTGGACAGAAGCCGAGCTAAAGCTTGCCGAAGAGATTACCGACGCGACTCGTAAGGCGGAAATTAGCAATATTACACGCACCGAAGCTTATTGGCAGTTTTTTGAGCAATATCCAGAGCTGCACTGGGCCTTCCTGGCTCATATGGTATCGCGTAATGCCGGCTGGTGGATGACTGACCTGAAGGGGAGCAGATTACAGAATGTATTCGATGAAGAGGGAAAACAGTCTTTCTACCGTTTTTTTGAGCGCAGTAATGCGCTTATTTTCCAAGATGCCTTCCCGCAGCTTCTATTATATGCCAAGAGCCGCGAAATGGGCCGAAGCCTGTTCCACCTGCTTCCGCACTTCCATGTCTCCCGCTTCATGCAGCCCTTCTGGGAGCGGTTCTGGATCGACCGCAGCAGTCCACTACTGACTGTCGGGCTTATCATTAATGAACAGAACTATATAGATAAGCAGGTCTTTCGCCATCCGCATTATCAGATATCAATAGGTGATTTCAATGAATCCGCTCTGATTCAATTGCTCGGCATGAATCATATCATATTCCCGCTGCTGAAGAACAGCGGGGATGAAGACGGACTCAGAGAATGTGAGTCCGCAGCCGACGGGCAAGACTGTCCTGAATCTGGTGATGTGCGCCGGCTGGCCGGTCGCAGCGTCGTTAACCCGGTCAGTCTGCCCGCCCGCATCGCGCTAGGCAAGAGCCTGTACGCGATGCTGTTTGGCCTGCGCGCCGTGCACAGCGGCGCGCAGCGCTTCGCCGCGGGCGTGCCGCACACGGGCTCGCGCGCGGACTATTGGCCGGATTTGTTCACGGCCAATCCAGCGGAAGCTCTGACCCCCGCCCAGGGGTCAGAGCTTGCCGAAGGCGAGACGCTGCCCGGCGGCCAGCGTCTCTATAGCCCCAAGCTGACGGACGTTTGGGGCGACGCCCCCTACGAACCAATCCTGCGCGAGGATTGGTTCAAGGACCCGAGCGCGCTGAACGGGATCAGCGCGCCGCAGTCGCCGTACCTGTGCGACATCAGTCGCGAGCACAGGTACGGTATAACAAAGGCGGCGCTCCCGGAGGACGCCGCCGACTAGCAACTTACATGGTTCCGCCTTTACCTGCTGAACCGCGCTGCAGGCGCATGAGCGGTCTGAAGACCTTCTGTAGTGCCCGCGGATAGGTTCCCAGTTCTTCCTTACGGACAACGCGCAGAACGACGAGCAATACAGGATAGAGAGCCACCACGGCGGCCCCGACGATGCAGCATGTGATGAAGAAGGCCACGCGCCCTGGCATGAAGGCTTCCATCCCGACGCCAAGCTGATTCAGCCCATAACCAACTCCCGCCAAGGCAACGACGGTAAGCAGGAATCCTGCCCAGCGTCCTCCCATAATCGAGAACGGTACGATCTTCTTCATCGAGCGCAGATTAAGCAGCGTAATGACGAGGAAGCATAATGCTGTTGCAATAATAATGCCATAGATGCCAAGCAGCGGAGCCAGGGCATAGCTGGCTACCAACTTGACGATAATTCCGATGATGACATGCACCATCGATAAGGTCGCCTTATTAATCCCTAGCAGGATCGAGTTGCTCGTCATCATTGTAATCTGGAAGATCGTTGCAAAAGTAAGCAAGGCTACGATTCCACTTCCGTCACGTGTACTGAAGAGCAAACCGTTGACCGAGTAAGCCGCCGTCCCCAGAGCAAGAATAATCGGCATGCCGGTAAGTACGGCGACCTGCATGGCCAGAGTAACCTGCCGCTTCAAATGCGCCTGATCTCCGCGGGCAAAGGCTGCCGAAATGATCGGTACGAGCGATTGACTCAGCGCAATAGCTAGAATCGGTGGAATACCAGCGATCATTTGCGCCCGATTGCCAAGAATTCCGAGTACATATGTCGCTTCATTCGGACCAATCTGTCCCGACAAGAGCGGCTTCAGAATCGAGTTATCAATGAAGTTCACAGCCGATACTGTCATCGAAGAGACGACGATCGGAATCGACAGCTTGAAGATTTCCGCGTAGATGCGGCCATAGGAGATTCTGGCTTGTCCATCATCAGCCTGAAGCGGCAGCTCGCTGCGGTCCTTACGGCGGACCTTCATATTGTAATAGAGCATAACGAGCAGCGCGGCGACGCCGCCAATGACTGCCCCAAAAGTAGCCCCGGCAGCGATTTTCTCACCCGAATAACCCCAATGATAGAATAGAAAAGCTAGAATCAGACCCGTTCCGACGCGAACGAATTGTTCGATAACCTGCGAAATACCGCCAGCAATCATAATATTCCGCCCCTGCAAATATCCACGGATAATCGCGATCAGAGGAAATAACAGCAAGGCAGGCGCTAGCGCTCGAATCGTCACAGCCGTCTCGGGAATGCCCGATGCCCGAGCATACACCGGAGCAAAAATATACAAGAGTACGAACATCACAATGCCGGAAATAGCCGCAAACATCAACCCCGCATGATAGATTCGTCTTGCTTCCATCGGACGGTTCAGTGCATGGCGCTCCGATACCATTTTACTAAGTGTACTAGGAATTCCCGCTGTTGCAATTGTTAGCAGCATGAAATAAGCGGCATTCGCCTGGGAGTAAGATGCGTTCCCGATATCGCCTAAAATATGCTCCAAGGGAACGCGCTGGAACAAGCCCAGCACTCTGGCGATCAATGCCGCTCCGGCAAGAATTAACGTGCCTTTGATGAACGATTCTTTCTTGGACAAAAATAATTCCTTCTTTCCAGGATTACTGCAAGAGTAATGCGCGATATAATAATTTAGATAACCCATATAATAAATAGAATAATCATGACAAGCTGGAGGATAATCTTAACCACAAAGCTGCTGAATAAACCAACAACAGAGCCGATACCTACCTTAAAAGCTCTATCAATACTCTCCCCGCGGATCAGTTCCCCGATCATCGCCCCGAGCAGCGGACCAAGCACAAGGCCGAAAGCTGGTATGACGAAAGGGCCGACAATAATGCCGATGGTACTTAGCCAGATCGATAGCTTGCTACCGCCAAACTTCTTCACACCCCAGGCTCCAACCGCGTAGTCGGCCACCATCAGAACAACGACAATCAAGGTTTGAACGGTCCAGAACACCCACCCGAACGAATCGAACGAGAAGAACCAACCGTAGACGAAAAAGGCAAAATAGACAGCAAGTACCCCTGGCAAAACAGGATATACCGCCCCTGCCATCCCGATAGCAAATAAAGCGATGACCAATATCCAGCCCAGCACTGCCATGCAACGCTCACTCCTACGTCAAAATATAATCGCGGATAATTATCGCAATCCCATCATCATTGTTGGAAGCCGTCACAACATCCGCCTGTTCCTGAACTGCTAATTGCGCATTACCCATAGCTACGCCGAGGCCCGCCGCCTGAATGACGGCCAGATCGTTCAAGCTATCGCCGATTGCTACGACTTCCTCCATCCTCACGCCGAGAAGCTCGCAGACCGTACGAATTCCAGTCGCCTTATTAATCCCGGCAGGATTGATCTCCAAATTATAAGGGGAAGAATTCGTAATCTCAAGTCCGCCGATATTTTGCAGCTCCGTCATTAAGGAGTGGCGCAGATCATGATCCTCAGTATGATAACCGAACTTAAGCCAATGATTCTGCTCCAGCAGTTCCGGCCTCCAGTTCTTCTCATTATAAGTTCCTTCTACCGCATCTGCCCAGAACCATACATCATGATCCCGGGACATTTGATGCATCCGCTTCACGACCGACTGATCAAGTTGTTCCCGGCGATACAGTTCATGTGGAGAACGCCATACTTCACTTCCATTAACCGTTACCATGGGTGTACCCAGACCAAGCTGTTCGCCGAACGGCACCGCATCAACGAATCGGCGACCCGTTGACAAGCATACATGCACACCGGCTGCCATCGCCTTACGCAGCCATTTTTCCGTATCTGGAGAAATTTGGTGTTGATCTGTAAGTAAGGTCCCATCCATATCCAATGCCAGCAATTTATACTTCAAAGTAATCCCCCATTCTGTAAGTAAGTGTTCAAAAAGGTCGGTTTTCAGAACTTTTTGAACAACCTCTATAATTGATAATCTGAAATTCGGGAGTGTATAGCCTTTATAGGCACAACATACCGTCATTTTATCATAATCCTCACCGATCCACATAGACGCTGCTCACAGGAGAACATATAACCGGTAAATCCACAATTTACTATAGACATCTATCCACGTTCCAAATCTTCCCACCTCGCTGAACAAAGCAAAAAGAGAATCCCCCTTGATAGGAGATTCTCTATATCTTTTACATTGTTATCTGCTTCATTCATTCTGCTGCCTGTTTCAAACTGCCCACCCGCATCTGCTGTCGTTTCGTCCAACGGGAGACTAGCCCATGCGAAGGTGAGAACAGGAACGCTAGAACGAACAGAATTCCGCATACCGTGATCATCGAACCGGCAATCGAAGCATCGAACAGCTTCGCAATATAGTAACCGCCAGTAGAGCTGATAGCCCCGATCAAGACGCTGTACAGCAGCATCAGACCGAGACGGTCAGTCAACAGGTATGCCGTCGCTGCAGGGACGATGAGCATCCCGACGACGAGAATCGCTCCTACACTTTCGAAGGAAGCTACCGTTGATAGGGAGACCAGCCCCATCAATAAATAGTGGAACAACGCCACAGGTATGCCCAAGGCTGCAGCGAGCGCTGGATCGAAGGCGCATATTTTGAACTGCTTATAAAATAACACGATCGTAATCAGCACAATAAGGAAGGTTGCTCCCAGCATCCAGATAGCGACAGGACCCAGATTGTAGCCATTCCAGATCAAAGAATCCCATGGCACATAGGCAATTTCTCCAAATAACACACAATCCAGGTCCAGGTCTATATGCTGGGCATTGCGGCTGATCAGAATAACCCCGATCGCGAACAATGCCGTAAATACGATGCCGATGGAAGCATCTGACTGCAAGCCGCTACGCTGCAGCAATTGAATCAGGAACACGGTAATCAGTCCAAGCACCGCGGCTCCGAACAGCATCAGGAACGAATCCCGCGAGCCGCCGATGAGGAAGGCTATCGCAATGCCGGGAAGTACAGAATGACTAATCGCATCTCCCACCATCGCCATTTTGCGCAGGACGAGGAAGCAGCCAAGAATCCCGCAGGTTGCCGCGACTAAAGTGCCGGTAAGTATAATCCAGAAATCCATCATCCGTCTAGCCCTCCTTCCACAGTTCCTGCGCGATGGCGAGCTGTCTCGAGCGATTGAGTCTTACGTATATGCTGCCTGGTCCGCGCCCTACGCCATAACTTGGCTATAAGGCCGCGGTTCGGAGCAAATACCACCGAGACACAGAACATCGAAGTTGCAGCCAGTACAGTAACCGGTCCGGTAGGAAGATTCGATAGCGTTCCGCTAATCAATGTCCCCGTTACACCCGAGAATGCACCGATCACTCCGGCAATGATAACCATAACTCCAAGCGAGTCCGTCCAGTACCGGGCCGATACGGCTGGAGTGATAAGCAGTGCGGCTACCAACACAACGCCAACCGCCTGAATTCCTACAACGACAGCAATCACCGTCATGAATAAGAGCACCTGCTCCAGCAGCCCTACTTTCATACCCATCCCTCTAGCAAAGCCAGGGTCAAAGCTGACAAGCTTGAATTCTTTGAAGAATATGAAGCAGATCAAGATCAGCAACAGTGAGACAGCGCCCATCATATATACATCGGACTTCATCATTGACGCTGCCTGCCCGAACATATACTTATCGAGTCCGCTTTGATTTCCGTTCCCACTATGCTGAATCTTCGTCATCAACATGACCCCGATTCCGAAGAATACCGATAAAATAATGCCAAGTGCTGCATCCTGCTTGATGCGTGAATAACGAGTTATGGCATAGATGCCGAAGGTCGCTATCATTCCCGACACGATGGAGCCGATCATGAATAATCCAATCGATTTAACACCGCTTAACATGAAGGCGATGCAAATCCCCGGGAGTGCGGCATGGGCAAGCGCATCCCCTAACAGGCTCTGTTTGCGTAAATAAGTGAATGAGCCGATAACTCCGCTTCCGATTCCAAGCAATAAGGAACCCATCAGAATCCACTGCATATTCGGATCGGCAAACCAGCCTAATAAAGTAGACATCATGTAAGACTCACCGCCTCCTGCGCTACATCCTGCAGCATGGCAATCCTTCCGCCATAAGTCTTCTGCAGATTGGAGGAGGTAAATATCTCCTCGGTCGGCCCCGCAGCTACTAGCTTGCCGTTAAGTAGAACGACTTCATCAAAGTACTCCTTCACGGTGGACAGATCGTGGTGGACAACAAGCACCGTCTTGCCTTGCTCCTTAAGCTCATGCAGCAGACGAATGATCGCTTTCTCTGTCGTCGCGTCTACCCCGGCAAAAGGTTCATCCATGAAATAGAGTGTGGCATTTTGCGCCAATGCTCTCGCTAGAAATACTCGCTGCTGTTGTCCCCCGGACAACTGACTGATCTGCCTGCCCGCGAAATCCGCCATGCCGACCTTGGCCAGACATTCCATGGCGATCTGCCGCTCCTTCACCCCCGGACGGCGAATCCAGCCCAGATGTCCATATCTGCCCATCATAACTACATCCAGCGCATTCGTTGGGAAGTCCCAATCGACGGATTCGCGCTGTGGCACATAGCCGACCTTCTTCCGATTCTCTTGGTAACTGCGGCCAAATACCTTCACTGTGCCTTCAACAGCCGGGATGAGTCCCAGCACCGCCTTCAGCATCGTCGATTTCCCAGCCCCGTTTGGGCCGAGCACCCCGATCAGCTTCCCGGAAGGAATCCGAAAGGATACCGAATTTAATACCGGCTTCTTCTGATAGGCTACCGTCAAATTACTTACTTCAAGCGGGTACACACCCATGGTTATATCGCTCCTTATCTCCTTGGCGTTAGTCACCGCCTATATTTTATTTCAATGCATTTACGATCGTGCTTACATTGTGCCGTACCATTTTGATATAAGTATCCGCATCAGATCCCGGCTCCCCTAACGAATCGGAATACAATTCACCGCCGATCTCAACCTCATGTCCCTTCTCCTTGGCTCCGGCAATGACCGCTTCCATCGATTTCGTCGGTATGCTGGATTCTACGAACACCGCCTTGATCTTATTGTCGACCAGGTAATCCCGAAGCTCGCTCACATCCTTAGAGCCATACTCCGCGGCCGTACTGATCCCCTGCAATCCCATAACTTTAATCCCGTAGGCTTCTCCAAAATATCCAAAGGCATCATGTGCAGTTACAAGCACACGGCCGGATGGTGGAATTTCGGCAACCGCCGTCCGCACCTCTTCGTCGAGTTCCTTCAATTGCTGTATATATTTCTCGGCATTGTCTTTATAGAGATCAGCGTGGGCCGGGTCATAGCTGGCCAAAGCATCGCGGATTGTCTCCGTTGCTGATATCCAGTGCTTCACATTGAACCAGATATGAGGATCATACTGTGTACCACCTGCATCCTCCCCGGAACGAAGCAGCGAGGTATCAATTCCTCGGGATACGGCTACCGTCGGCTTGCTGCGCTCGAGCTTCTCGAAGATCTCCGTCATTTTTCCTTCCAGATGCAGACCTCCGTAAAAGATCATATCCGCCCGATCCAATCGTGTCATATCTCCTTGCGAAGCTTTATATAGGTGCGGGTCTACCCCTGGCCCCATCAAGCCGATAGCTTCAACCTCTTCCCCGCCGACCTCCTGAACAACATCCGTAATCATCCCAATCGTGGAGACAACTTGGATTTTGTCGCCATCCTCGGCTCTTTGGAGATGCGAGGCTTCTCCCTCCACTTTGGAGCAGGCTGCAACGATGACCAGCACCAGCACACTTAGTGTAATCTTCGCCCTCTGCAAAGGGCCTTTCTTAACTGAAATCTGTCCCATAGATTAGTCCTCCTAATATTTTGAGCAGCGCGCTCTGTTTTTTGCTTAGTAGAATAAATGTTTCATAGAGATACAATTGTTTCACCGAATTAAAAATGTTTCCCTAATGCAAATTCTAAATGATAAACAGGCCAAAAAGCAAGAACTATTTCCATTTTTACTGAAAATAGTTCTCACCATGGCCCTTAAATGATTAAAATAACTATTGTTTATTAGTGCTTACCGTCCTGCTGCTGAAGGCTTTTCTTCGGTATACCGTCCAGCCCATACTCTTGATCATAAGCATCAAAAATTTTACGGGCGACCGGTGCGGCGCTCCAGGCCCCGAAGCCGCCTTCTGGAATAATGACCGCAACTGCAAGCTTCGGATTTTTGCGCGGAGCAAAGGCGATAAATACACCGTTATCCCGGTTAGCCCCAGCTCCCCATTGCTCCGAGGTACCCGTCTTCCGGGCAAAATCATACGGGAATCCGGCAAAGGCAGATACATCGGTCCTCATCCCATCAATTACTGCATTCCAATAAGCATCTTTAAACTCAACCTTATTCAGTACCTTCGGCTTAAATTCTTTAATGATATTTCCGTTCTCATCGGTAATTTTGTTAACGATATGCGGCTCCATTCGCGAACCTCGGCTTGCGAGAGTCGCCGTATATTGAGCCAATTGCATGGTTGTATAGCCGCCCTGCTGTCCGAAAGAAGCATATACCAATCGGGATAGTGCTGTCTCTGATTCATTGTTATAGCCAAGCTGACCCAGGAACTCTTTAGGAAGGTCTACTCCCGTTGATATTCCTAGACCGAACTTCTTCATATATTTATCCCAAACGCCGATTCCTTCAGACTTGTATTTATTATATAACCTCTCCCCGACCATATCGACCATAAAGGCATTAGAGGAAACACGAATCGCTTCAGTGGGTTTAATTGGACCATAAGCATGCCTTCCTGAGTTGCGGACGCTAGATGAATTATTCTTACCAAAGTAGGCAATACCTGTATCAGGATAATAATCCGTTGTTGCAAACAGCCCCTCATTAAGACCAATCAATACAGACAAAGGCTTGATCGTTGAACCAAGCAGTACATTAGAGCCAAAATTATGTCCTGATTGCCCCGAACTATATGGGGTAATCGACCCATTCTGATAATTTGCTTCTATTTTAGCCCAGTCTTCGGGATTAATCCCGCCGGATTGCCATACGTTCGTATCATAATCCGGCATACTCGCAATGGCTACAACATTGCCGGTGTCCACTTCCATTGCAACGGCGTAGCCTGTCTTCGCATTAGGGTGGACCTCACCGGATACCCGGTTTTTATGGACCCAATCGATCTGATCCATAATCGCCTGCTCAGCGACCATCTGAATATTCTTGTTGATATTCGTATGCAGATCATATCCCTTCTCCGGTGGAACGATCTCCGATACGCCTGTAGCCATATTCCGCGGGTCGATAGGAACTTTCTTATATCCATTCTTGCCGCGTAAATACTCCTGATAGTACAACTCCAGTCCATCAGCACCAACGAGCTCCTCACCCGTATAATCCAGAGCAGGGTCCTTGTCCTTTGAAGCATTTGCTTTACGAGTTGATTCGTACAACTTTTCAGCATCCATAAATTTAAATTTCTTCTGATATCCAACCGTCTGTACAGCTACCGTATCCTTATCGTAGTGCCGAACGCTATCCTCAACGATGTCGATACCAGGGAACTCTGATTTACGCTCTAAGAAATAAGCAACTTCTTTCATATTTAATCCCGATTTGATCAGTCTTGGCGAATAACCGTTGCCTTTTTTGTAATCCAGGTCCAGTGCCTTGACGATATCTTCCTCCGTCATCGGCTCACTAGCCTTATCGCCATACTTATCGAATACTTCCTTTAGCTTCTTGGCGATTTCCAGCGCTTCAGGTCGGTTCTCCTTGCCCCGCGCCGACATGCTGTAGTCTTTCTGGAGTGTAATGTATAACGACTGCACCGCGGTCGAGTAAGCAAGCTTCTCGCCGCCTGCCGCTAAGATAGAGCCACGAATCGGTGATAGTGGGACATCCTTGATCCGCATGCTCATCTCCTGTTTGGACAGACTTGGACCTTCAACGAACTGCAAAATCGCCAGGCGAACAATGATGACCGTAAATATTGCAAATGCACTGAAAAAGAAAAGATTCAGTCTAATATTAAATCGACCCTTCATCACCGCTTCCTGCTCACCCCGGTTTATCGGATAGACGATTTTCAATGGATTCCCCCTACTTTCTTTCCACGAAATAGTCGAGATCAAAGCCTTGGACAAGTTTAGATAAAAAAAAACAGCGATCTTTCCTAAGCTATGCCGTGAAAGATCGCTGATGTATCGTCTTTATTCAATTTTAAATTCTCATTGCGTGTTATTCGTTTGACCGGTGCTCTGATCATTTGTCTGCTGATTTTGCGTCTTCTTCGGAACGCCATCGAGTCCATACTCCTGATCATAAGCATCGAAGATCTTACGGGCGACCGGCGCGGCGCTCCAGGCACCAAAGCCGCCTTCGGGAATAATAACCGCAACAGCAAGTTTTGGATTTTTGCGTGGCGCAAAGGCGATAAATACGCCGTTATCCCGGTTAGCCCCAGCTCCCCATTGCTGCGAGGTACCCGTCTTCCGGGCAAAATCATACGGGAATCCAGCAAAGGCCACCGGGACATTCGTCTCCATCCCGCTGATGACTTCGTTCCAATATGCATCCTTGAATTCGACCTTATTCAATACCGTCGGCTTGAATTCTTTGATGATATTGCCATTCTCATCTGTAATCTTGTTGACGATATGCGGCTCCATTCGCGAACCTCGACTTGCCAGAGTTGCCGTATATTGAGCCAGTTGCATAGCTGTATAACCCGCTTGCTGTCCAAAGGAAGCATAGGCCAGCCGTGAAAGAGCTGTCTCTGATTCCGCATTCTTATAGTTTAGATTACCTAGGTATTCTTTCGGAAGATCGATCCCTGTTGAGACACCGAGACCGAACTCCTTCATATATTTATCCCAGACGTCAATACCTTCATTTCCATACTTTTTCCATAATTTCTCGCCGACCATATCGACCATAAAGGCGTTGGAGGAATGGCGGATCGCTCCAGAAGGTCTCAGTGAGCCGTAGGCATGCCTTCCTGAGTTACGAACGCTGGAGGAATCATTCTTACCAAAGTAAGCGATACCTGTATCATTATAATAAGTGGTCGTCGTGAACAGCCCTTCATTAAGTCCGATCAATACAGACAGAGGCTTGATCGTCGATCCCAATAACACCGTCGAATCGAAATTATGCCCTGAACGACCTGAACTGATTGGAGTAATCGTCCCGTTCTGATAATTAGTCATAATCTTGGACCAATCGTCTGACGCAATCCCACCGGATTGCCAGACGTTCGTATCATAGTCCGGCATGCTCGCCATGGCCACAACATTACCGGTGTCCACTTCCATCGCAACAGCATAACCGGTCTTTGCATTAGGGTGAACTTCACCAGATACCGGATTTTTATGCACCCAATCAAGCTGATCCAAAATGGCTTGCTCGGCGATAAGCTGAATATTCTTGTTAATATTCGTATGCAGATCATACCCCTTCTCCGGAGGTACGATCTCGGATACGCCTGTAGCCATATTCCGCGGATCGATCGGCACTTTCTTGTAGCCGTTCTTGCCGCGAAGCTCATTCTGGTAATACATCTCCAATCCATCCGCACCAACAAGCTCCTCGGACGTATAATCCAGGGCAGGATCCTTGTCTAATGAATTATTGGCTTCACGGATCGGGTCATACCATTTAACGTCATCCATGGATTTATATTTCTTGAGATATCCAATCGTCTGTACAGCGACCGTATCCGTATCATAGTGCCGAATGCTATCCTCGACGATATCGATACCAGGGAATTCTGATTTACGCTCCAGGAAATAAGCAATCTCCTGCTTATTTAATCCTGACTTGA
The window above is part of the Paenibacillus lutimineralis genome. Proteins encoded here:
- a CDS encoding peptidoglycan D,D-transpeptidase FtsI family protein; this translates as MKNSYNDDPREQEAKLKRHFNIRLNLFFFSTFIIFTVIIVRLAILQFVEGPSLSQQETSMRVKDVPLSPIRGSILAAGGEKLAYSTPVQSLYITLQKDYSKSERGKKNRPEALEIAKKLKEVFDKYGDKVNEPMTEEDIVKAMDLDYNKGNGYSPRLIKSGLNKQEIAYFLERKSEFPGIDIVEDSIRHYDTDTVAVQTIGYLKKYKSMDDVKWYDPIREANNSLDKDPALDYTSEELVGADGLEMYYQNELRGKNGYKKVPIDPRNMATGVSEIVPPEKGYDLHTNINKNIQLIAEQAILDQLDWVHKNPVSGEVHPNAKTGYAVAMEVDTGNVVAMASMPDYDTNVWQSGGIASDDWSKIMTNYQNGTITPISSGRSGHNFDSTVLLGSTIKPLSVLIGLNEGLFTTTTYYNDTGIAYFGKNDSSSVRNSGRHAYGSLRPSGAIRHSSNAFMVDMVGEKLWKKYGNEGIDVWDKYMKEFGLGVSTGIDLPKEYLGNLNYKNAESETALSRLAYASFGQQAGYTAMQLAQYTATLASRGSRMEPHIVNKITDENGNIIKEFKPTVLNKVEFKDAYWNEVISGMETNVPVAFAGFPYDFARKTGTSQQWGAGANRDNGVFIAFAPRKNPKLAVAVIIPEGGFGAWSAAPVARKIFDAYDQEYGLDGVPKKTQNQQTNDQSTGQTNNTQ
- a CDS encoding peptidoglycan D,D-transpeptidase FtsI family protein; translated protein: MKGRFNIRLNLFFFSAFAIFTVIIVRLAILQFVEGPSLSKQEMSMRIKDVPLSPIRGSILAAGGEKLAYSTAVQSLYITLQKDYSMSARGKENRPEALEIAKKLKEVFDKYGDKASEPMTEEDIVKALDLDYKKGNGYSPRLIKSGLNMKEVAYFLERKSEFPGIDIVEDSVRHYDKDTVAVQTVGYQKKFKFMDAEKLYESTRKANASKDKDPALDYTGEELVGADGLELYYQEYLRGKNGYKKVPIDPRNMATGVSEIVPPEKGYDLHTNINKNIQMVAEQAIMDQIDWVHKNRVSGEVHPNAKTGYAVAMEVDTGNVVAIASMPDYDTNVWQSGGINPEDWAKIEANYQNGSITPYSSGQSGHNFGSNVLLGSTIKPLSVLIGLNEGLFATTDYYPDTGIAYFGKNNSSSVRNSGRHAYGPIKPTEAIRVSSNAFMVDMVGERLYNKYKSEGIGVWDKYMKKFGLGISTGVDLPKEFLGQLGYNNESETALSRLVYASFGQQGGYTTMQLAQYTATLASRGSRMEPHIVNKITDENGNIIKEFKPKVLNKVEFKDAYWNAVIDGMRTDVSAFAGFPYDFARKTGTSEQWGAGANRDNGVFIAFAPRKNPKLAVAVIIPEGGFGAWSAAPVARKIFDAYDQEYGLDGIPKKSLQQQDGKH